Within Sorangiineae bacterium MSr11367, the genomic segment CCGGCATGGATGGCACGGTGATCTTCTTTCCCGAGCTTCCCGGCGAGGGCACCTTTCCGTTGACGAGCGTCACGTATTGCTACTGTCCCAACGAGCGGCCTTACCCCACCTCCGGCGGCTGCTCGGCGGTGGATCCCGGCTATCGGGGAACCGTCTCCCCGCATGATCCGCTCGCCAAGTGCGACTCGTTGGACGGGGCTCTCGAAGTTCGACGACTGAAGATCAAGTGCGACGAGACATTCACGCCTTCCGAATGCGGCGGCGATCTCGAGATGACGATGACCATTACCCCGGTCGCGGGCAAGCCGCTCTCCGGCACACTCGAGGTCACCGAACACTCGACTCTCTCGGAGCTCTATTGCAAAAAAGACAAGGAATGAGCTTCAGCGGCGCAAGAAGACGATGACGTCAAAAGCGGATGATCACGCCGACACCTGCTGGGCGGTTGTCGAGACCATCACTTGGCGTCCGGCGCAGTGACGGAAAGCGGAGCCGGGCCCCAAATAGACAGCAAGAGGCGACGGCGCGTGACATATGTGTGCGCCGTGCGCCAACCCGTTGCAGTGGGGACGGGCTGATATCCATCTGCGTTCCTCGGCCGGCGCGTAGCGATCCGCGCGCGGGTCGTCGTCGTTTTTCTGGTTTCCAGGAGGCACTTTCATGTCCTTGCTTCGCGTCGGTCATCCAAGAATGCGGTGGTCCATTTTCTCGCTGCTGGCTCTCGTCTTTCCCCTCGCCGCGTGCACAGGCGCCGATGTCGGTGCGGACGAAAAAGACATGGCGGCTCCGCTCCAGGGCGGTGGCGCGCCTAGGAACGCGGCGGCGACGGTCACGGGCAAGGTGGTCGACGCCATTCAGCGGACGGCGGTGGTCGGCGCCACCGTGATGGTGGAGGGCATCACCGCGCAGACCGATTCGGCGGGGCGCTTCTCGTTCGTCGTTCCCACGGGAATTGCCGCCCGCCCCTCGATCACGCGCGTGGGGTACGCGCAGCGCCTCTTCGAAACGGTCTCCGCGACGGGGGATGCAGATCTCGGAACGCTGCCGATGCTGTCCCTCTCCATTCAGGCGCAGCTGAGGAGCTTCCTCGGTGACTACGATCCGAGCCTCGGGGCCGTGGCCGTGCGCGTGCTCCCGCGTGGCTCGTGCCCCACCGAAGCCGGCGCCACCGTGAGCGTCAGCCCTGCGGGCTCGTCGAAGATCGCGTACTTCCGCAATGGGCTCCCGGCACGTGGCTCCACCGACGTGCAGGCGGGCGAGGAGACCTCCGCGCTCGTGTACAACGTCGCAACGGCGCAGCCGTTGGCTCTCACCGTGGCGCGTGCGGGGTGCTCGATGGCGACCTACCCGGTGACCGACCATGGTGTGACGCGAACTGGCGCCATCTTCGCGTCCAAAGGCGACTCGCTCACATTTGCAACGGGATTTCTCGAGTAATTCGACATCGTTTGCAACGGAGAACGCCCGTACACGTTTGCGCACGGGCGCGCCTCCGCTTGCTTCAAATATCCGTACGATGCGTCACTGTGCGACGACGGTAATACGTGGTGACGTGGTCAGCGTCCCCGACACCGAACATCCCCCCGAGAGTGCGGCGTTGGTAAAGGTCAATGACCCGTTGGTATTGTTGTACGCCGCGGCGAGGTTGCTGGGCCCACAGGCACCGAGCGACGTATTCACCGTGACATTCTGAACCGTCGCTTGCGTGGTGGACGATGGCACGACCGCCCAGGGGAAGCCCGCGCTCTTCAGGCCACTGCAGAGCGAACCGCCGCTAAAGGTCGCCGCCGTCACTTTGCCTGCGCCGGCCGCGTCGGTCGCCCCCGTGAACGTGGCCGTGCAATTGAGGGTAACGAGCCCTTTTTTCAGGGTCATCGAGCCGGAAGCCGTGAAATTCGTCGAAGCGGGGGTCAAACGAAAGGTGGCATCGATGGCGGCGGGCTCCAGGCCTGCCGGCTCGACGTTCGCGGGATCCACGTCCGCGGAATCCGTATCGGCGCAGCCAGTGATGCTCAGTGCCAGCAGCGAGGTCGCAACGACAGCTTTGAGTACATGCATAGCGTCTACCTCCGTGATGGTTCATCGACACGACACCGGGGTTCGTGGCGCATCGAGGAGAACTGCAACGACGACCAACAGCTATCCCACTTATTTTAGATACTGCCTGGGCCGGTCCGGAATTGTCACGCCCCTTTGGGAACCAGCCGGTGTCTAAATACAAGCTTCCAAGGAACCGTCAAGTTCCTTAATCGTGACACGTTGCATCGGGACGCTTCGCAACGGGCCCGAGCGGGCGCGCGATTCAATGAAGCGAATGCTTGAGGTCTTTGCCGTCAAGGGCGCGCCAAGGTTGCGGTCAGCCAATCGAGGATTCGGCCCAATGCAAATCGTGCCGAACCCGTATGGCAATGCGCCTGACCGCCGGTGGCTTCGGTGAACTCCATGAGCGTCTTTTCGCATTTCAAATGCTCGTAAGCGTACGCCCGAAAGCTGGTCGCGAGGCTACTCGCCCGCGAGAACGACTCGCCATGACAGGCTCACCCACGCCAAGCTCGCTGTCCTGGGGCCCCTGGCGCCCTAGATCACGATCAGGAGGAGCATCCCCATGGCAAGCATCGATCGACGGTCATTTCTGCGCGTCGCCACCACGGCGGTTGCTGCGGGGGCCGTGACACCGGACTTGGCTGTGGACTCCGTGGATAGCGACAAAGGACTCATGACGACACCGGTCCAGGCCACACCGGAAGTGACGAAAATACTTGCCCGCTACATCGTCTCGGCCCGGTACGAGGATCTGTCGGCAACTGTGCGCAAGGAAGGACTGCGAACGTTGCTGAATTGGATCGGGGTGGCCGTGGGAGGATCTCGTCACGAAACGGTGAGCATTGCCGCCGAGGCGCTCGCCCCATTCTCTGGGCCGCCGCAAGCCTCGATTCTCGGCCGCCGAGAACGGTTCGATGTCATGAATGCCGCGTTCATCAACGGCGTATCGTCGCATATCTTCGACTACGACGACACGCACCTGAAGACCATCATCCACCCGGCCGGGCCGGTGGTGGCGGCTATCTTGGCATTGGCCGAATTCCGACCGATCGATGGTCGGAATTTTTTGAATGCTCTGGTGGTCGGAGTGGAAACCGAATGCCGAATCGGCAACGCGGTTTATCCCGATCATTACGACCGAGGTTGGCACATCACGGGGACCGCAGGTGTCTTCGGAGCTGCGGCCAGCGCCGGTAAGCTCCTGGGATTGTCCGAGCAACGAATGATTTGGGCTCTTGGGTTGGCCGCGTCACAACCTGTCGGCTTCAGAGAATCGTTTGGCTCGATGAACAAGAGCTTCAATCCCGGGCGAGCAGCCAGCAACGGATTGTTCGCTGCATTCCTCGCTTCCAAAAACTTCACCAGCTCGGACCAAATGATCGAAGCCAAACGCGGCTGGGCCAACACCATTTCCACCAAGCAGGATTACAAAGAGATCGTCGATGGTCTGGGGAGCCGCTATGAGTCGGCTTTGAATACCTACAAGCCTTTTGCTTGCGGCATCGTGATGCACCCGGCGATCGACGCGGCCATTCAATTGCGCGAGCAGTATCACCTCGACGCGACTCGAATCGAAAGCATCCATCTCCGCGTAAACCCGTTGGTCTTGGAGCTAACCGGAAAAAAGGCGCCAACGACGGGTTTGGAAGGCAAATTTAGCATCTACCATGCGGTTGCCGTCGCCATCGTCGAAGGCGCTGCCGGCGAAAGACAGTTCAGCGACCGGGCCGTCCAAGATCCAACCATCGTCCATCTGCGCAGCTGCGTCGTGCCGGTCGTCGACACGACCGTCAAGCCATCGCAGGTGGAGATGACGATGCTTCTCAAGGACGGCCGGAAGCTGGAGAAGTCCATTCAGCACGCCAAGGGCAGCTTGGAGTCGCCCATGACGGATTCGGATATCGAAGCCAAATTCATCGATCTCGCCAAAGAGATTCTCCCTCCGAATCAAATCCGCGCCCTGATCGATCTTTGCTGGAATCTCGAGAAGCTACCCGACGCCAGCGCGATCGCCAAAGCGACCGTGCCCGTATGACTCGCCGATGGATCAGTAGCAGACGAGGCTGCTTCCGCTGTAGTGCGCGCGACCGCTGCAGCATTCGTCTCCGCCCCCCGTGGTCGCTCCGTTCGGACGACACGTGATTTTGTCGTATCGATAAGGCTTGTAGTGGCTTCCGCCATACGACTTGGGGTGCGTGCGGTGCTTCGTGCCGCCGCCGCCTGCTTGCTCGTACACCCAATAGGCCGTGTGCTTCTTGTTCGCCCACTTCTCGAAAATCATGACATGCCCGGCGTCGCCGAGGCTGCCCGTACCCAAGAAACCGATGACGTCGCCCTTCCGCAGGTTCTGCCATCGAATTGGGTGCACGATCTTGCCGGGCGTCCCATAGCCGCCGTTCAGCATGCTGTCGGTGTTGTGGTTGACCCGTCGGTTCTTGCGATCGCGCACGTTCCAGGCCATCGACACATATCCGGAACAATCTTGCCGCCAGCCTTCGAAATAGCTGCCCTGACTATAGGGAACCGGTCCACCATGATAAGCATGTAGCCACTTCTTGCCCCTCGCGATGGCGCTTGCTGGGGTGACCGCCAATGCGTCGACCGAACCGTCGTCGGCCTGCGCCTCGATATCGGATGCTTCCTCCTGCGTCGCGGCGAGATTTTCCTCGGACTGCGTCTCGATATCGGATGAATCCTCCGCCATGGCGGAGGATTCATCGGACTCCACCTCCACGTCGGAAGCGCTGGCCTCCGTGTCATCGGTAGCAACCTCGGACTCCGTTTGCTCCAGGTTTGCATGGATTGGATCGGCGGTCGGCGAATCCTCTGGACTGGCCGCGCAGCCCGACACCACAGTAACCAACAAGGCCAATGCGGTCTTCAGCGATCGCGAAGCATACGACGAAATACATTCGTTCATGATTTCCTCTTACGCGCTATTGTCTTGAGTTGATTCAAGCGACGTTGCGGGACGTCCTTGGACCTGGGATTTGCAAGGAGCAAGCCGAGCGATCCCCACGAAAAAAGCGCACGTGCCGTGGCGGCGGCGTGTCAACCGGTCGTTGACTCGATCCAGGCTTTCCCATACCAGGCACCCGGCCGAGGTCGGTGCTACCCGGCAGAACGCGCCAATGCATGTTGGCATGGGCCATTCGCACTCGCCAAACCAACTGACAGGTCGAAGTATCGCGGTATCCAGCGAAATATTGAACGGAGTCTCAAAACGAGGGCACTACGCTCGCAAAGGAAACTGCATCGGCATTTACGTCCTTGTGTCCTCTCGTCGAGTGACGGTTACGGACACTTCGGTTTTCGTCGATGCGGATTGTGAAGCGTTGCCTTCCCTTGCTTGCCCGTTGCTGAATTGGCACCCCTTGTTCGAAGGAGTCTATCTTGAATACATCCGTTTCCCGTTTTTGCGCGTTTGTCAGCATGACCGCCGCGGGGCTCGTTGCCTATGGCGATTCCGCCATGGCCTCGCCAGGTGGCGGGCTCGGGGAGGAGAAGTCCACGTTTGCGCAATCCGCGATGAGCGCGGGGGCGTGGACCAAGCTCGATTCGTCATTGCGGACGCGCTCTCTCGCCGTACCGAACGTGCAGACGGTCTCCATGTTCGTGCA encodes:
- a CDS encoding carboxypeptidase-like regulatory domain-containing protein translates to MSLLRVGHPRMRWSIFSLLALVFPLAACTGADVGADEKDMAAPLQGGGAPRNAAATVTGKVVDAIQRTAVVGATVMVEGITAQTDSAGRFSFVVPTGIAARPSITRVGYAQRLFETVSATGDADLGTLPMLSLSIQAQLRSFLGDYDPSLGAVAVRVLPRGSCPTEAGATVSVSPAGSSKIAYFRNGLPARGSTDVQAGEETSALVYNVATAQPLALTVARAGCSMATYPVTDHGVTRTGAIFASKGDSLTFATGFLE
- a CDS encoding MmgE/PrpD family protein — its product is MASIDRRSFLRVATTAVAAGAVTPDLAVDSVDSDKGLMTTPVQATPEVTKILARYIVSARYEDLSATVRKEGLRTLLNWIGVAVGGSRHETVSIAAEALAPFSGPPQASILGRRERFDVMNAAFINGVSSHIFDYDDTHLKTIIHPAGPVVAAILALAEFRPIDGRNFLNALVVGVETECRIGNAVYPDHYDRGWHITGTAGVFGAAASAGKLLGLSEQRMIWALGLAASQPVGFRESFGSMNKSFNPGRAASNGLFAAFLASKNFTSSDQMIEAKRGWANTISTKQDYKEIVDGLGSRYESALNTYKPFACGIVMHPAIDAAIQLREQYHLDATRIESIHLRVNPLVLELTGKKAPTTGLEGKFSIYHAVAVAIVEGAAGERQFSDRAVQDPTIVHLRSCVVPVVDTTVKPSQVEMTMLLKDGRKLEKSIQHAKGSLESPMTDSDIEAKFIDLAKEILPPNQIRALIDLCWNLEKLPDASAIAKATVPV
- a CDS encoding C40 family peptidase; translation: MNECISSYASRSLKTALALLVTVVSGCAASPEDSPTADPIHANLEQTESEVATDDTEASASDVEVESDESSAMAEDSSDIETQSEENLAATQEEASDIEAQADDGSVDALAVTPASAIARGKKWLHAYHGGPVPYSQGSYFEGWRQDCSGYVSMAWNVRDRKNRRVNHNTDSMLNGGYGTPGKIVHPIRWQNLRKGDVIGFLGTGSLGDAGHVMIFEKWANKKHTAYWVYEQAGGGGTKHRTHPKSYGGSHYKPYRYDKITCRPNGATTGGGDECCSGRAHYSGSSLVCY